One window from the genome of Malus domestica chromosome 01, GDT2T_hap1 encodes:
- the LOC103439742 gene encoding alpha-L-fucosidase 1-like — MAKIWCSLWIIAFFQLCTCTFSKLEQVPTPPLPILPLPTYAQLKWQQREIIMFLHFGVNTFTDSEWGTGHESPGIFNPVGLDANQWARTASDAGISLMILTAKHHDGFCLWPSKYTDHSVANSPWRNGHGDVVHELVDAANPRGIDIGLYLSPWDRHDRRYGHEIAYNQYYLAQLQELLSRYGGVKEIWFDGNKGKNAPNMSYYFTDWFSMVKELQSSINIFSDAGPDVRWVGNEQGFAGSTCWSTINRTSLSIGNASIEDYLNKGDPKGTDWLPAECDVSIRDGWFWHKSESPKRLSKLLEIYYNSVGRNCVLLLNVPPNPTGLIADEDVQRLREFRSAIDAIFSTNLAEKCSIKVSSRRGGKGGGFGPENMLDNDHLWTYWAPRDDEKESHWIEFRSTGSDEGLRFNVIRIQEAIGLGQRIKRHEIYVDGKRVVNGTTVGHKRLHRLGGGVVHGKLVRIKIGDSRGLPLISSIGLHFDPFWHPIGQPSQ; from the exons ATGGCTAAAATATGGTGCTCTTTGTGGATAATCGCATTCTTTCAGCTGTGCACTTGCACCTTCTCCAAGCTTGAGCAAGTCCCAACACCTCCACTGCCAATCCTGCCCCTTCCCACATACGCCCAGCTCAAATGGCAGCAAAGGGAGATCATCATGTTCCTCCACTTCGGAGTGAACACATTCACCGACTCCGAATGGGGAACGGGGCACGAAAGCCCCGGAATATTCAACCCAGTCGGTCTCGACGCCAACCAATGGGCCAGAACAGCGTCGGACGCCGGCATATCACTGATGATACTGACTGCCAAACACCACGATGGGTTTTGCTTGTGGCCTTCAAAGTACACGGATCACTCCGTGGCAAATAGTCCTTGGCGAAATGGTCACGGGGATGTTGTGCATGAGCTGGTTGATGCAGCAAATCCCCGTGGGATTGATATAGGGCTCTATCTCTCACCGTGGGATAGACATGATCGGAGATACGGGCATGAGATTGCCTACAACCAGTACTACTTAGCTCAACTGCAAGAGCTCCTCAGCAG ATATGGGGGTGTGAAAGAGATTTGGTTTGATGGGAATAAGGGGAAGAATGCACCAAACATGTCCTATTATTTCACAGATTGGTTCTCCATGGTGAAGGAGTTGCAGAGCTCCATTAACATATTTTCGGATGCTGGTCCGGATGTTAGATGGGTTGGAAATGAGCAAGGGTTTGCCGGGAGTACGTGTTGGTCCACCATTAATCGGACCTCACTATCAATTGGCAATGCAAGCATTGAAGA TTATCTCAACAAGGGCGATCCAAAAGGGACGGATTGGTTGCCGGCAGAGTGCGACGTTTCGATCCGAGATGGATGGTTTTGGCATAAATCAGAGTCACCCAAGAGGCTAAGCAAGCTACTTGAAATTTACTACAACTCGGTGGGGAGAAATTGTGTGCTGCTACTCAATGTGCCTCCTAATCCGACTGGGCTCATAGCCGACGAAGATGTTCAAAGACTGAGAGAATTCAGAAGTGCAATCGACGCAATATTTTCTACCAATTTAGCAGAGAAATGTTCTATCAAAGTTAGTAGCCGAAGAGGAGGCAAAGGAGGAGGTTTTGGACCTGAAAATATGCTAGACAATGACCATTTGTGGACATATTGGGCTCCAAGGGATGATGAAAAGGAGAGCCATTGGATTGAATTTAGAAGCACAGGATCAGATGAAGGGCTGAGATTCAATGTGATTCGGATCCAGGAGGCGATCGGGCTTGGTCAGAGGATCAAACGGCACGAAATTTACGTGGACGGTAAAAGAGTGGTAAATGGAACCACAGTAGGGCACAAGAGGCTTCACAGACTTGGAGGGGGAGTTGTACATGGCAAACTTGTAAGAATAAAAATTGGAGATTCAAGGGGGCTGCCCTTAATTTCTTCCATTGGCCTGCATTTTGATCCCTTTTGGCACCCAATTGGGCAGCCATCGCAATAA
- the LOC103439751 gene encoding alpha-L-fucosidase 1-like, producing MAKLWCSLCVITFFQLCTFTFSKFEQVSTPPLPILPLPTYLQLKWQQREIIMFLHFGVNTFTGFERGTGHESPGIFNPVGLDANQWAKTASDAGISLMILTAKHHDGFCLWPSKYTDHSVAYSPWRNGHGDVVHELVDAANRRGIDVGFYLSPWDRHDQRYGHEIAYNQYYLAQLQELLNRYGGVKEIWFDGYKGKSAPNMSYYFTDWFSMVKELQSSINIFSDAGPDARWVGNEEGFAGSTCWSTINRTSLSIGNASIEDYLNKGDPKGTDWLPAECDVSIRDGWFWHKSESPKRLSKLLEIYYNSVGRNSVLLLNVPPNSTGLIADEDVQRLREFRSAIDTIFSTNLAEKCSIEVSSQRGGKGGGFEPENMLDNDHLWTYWAPRDDEKENHWIEFISTRLDEGLRFNVIRIQEAIGLGQRIKRHIIYVDGKRVANGTTVGYKRLHRLEGGVVHGKIVRIKIGDSRGLPLISSIGLYFDPFWHPIGHPSQQKIG from the exons ATGGCTAAATTATGGTGCTCTTTGTGCGTAATCACATTTTTTCAGCTGTGCACTTTCACCTTCTCCAAGTTTGAGCAAGTCTCAACACCTCCACTGCCAATCCTACCCCTTCCCACATACCTCCAGCTCAAATGGCAGCAAAGGGAGATCATCATGTTCCTCCACTTCGGAGTGAACACGTTCACTGGCTTCGAACGGGGAACGGGGCACGAAAGCCCCGGAATATTCAACCCAGTCGGTCTCGACGCCAACCAATGGGCCAAAACAGCGTCGGACGCCGGCATATCACTGATGATACTGACTGCCAAACACCACGATGGGTTTTGCTTGTGGCCTTCAAAGTACACGGATCACTCCGTGGCATATAGTCCTTGGAGAAATGGTCACGGGGATGTTGTGCATGAGCTGGTTGATGCAGCCAATCGCCGTGGGATTGATGTAGGGTTCTATCTCTCACCGTGGGATAGACATGATCAGAGATACGGGCATGAGATTGCCTACAACCAATACTACTTAGCTCAACTGCAAGAGCTTCTCAATAG ATATGGGGGTGTGAAAGAAATTTGGTTTGATGGGTATAAGGGGAAGAGTGCACCAAACATGTCCTATTATTTCACAGATTGGTTCTCCATGGTGAAGGAGTTGCAGAGCTCCATTAACATATTTTCGGATGCGGGTCCGGATGCTAGATGGGTTGGAAATGAGGAAGGGTTTGCCGGGAGCACGTGTTGGTCCACCATTAATCGAACCTCACTATCCATTGGCAATGCAAGCATTGAAGA TTATCTCAACAAGGGCGATCCAAAAGGGACGGATTGGTTGCCGGCAGAGTGCGACGTTTCGATCCGAGATGGATGGTTTTGGCATAAATCAGAGTCACCCAAGAGGCTAAGCAAGCTACTTGAAATTTACTACAACTCGGTGGGGAGAAATAGTGTGCTGCTACTCAACGTGCCTCCTAATTCGACTGGACTTATAGCCGACGAAGATGTTCAAAGACTGAGAGAATTCAGAAGTGCAATCGACACAATATTTTCAACCAATTTAGCAGAGAAATGTTCTATTGAAGTTAGTAGCCAAAGAGGAGGCAAAGGAGGAGGTTTTGAACCTGAAAATATGCTAGACAATGACCATTTGTGGACATATTGGGCTCCAAGGGATGATGAAAAGGAGAACCATTGGATTGAATTTATAAGTACAAGATTAGATGAAGGGCTGAGATTCAATGTGATTCGGATCCAGGAGGCGATCGGGCTTGGTCAGAGGATCAAACGGCACATAATTTACGTGGACGGTAAGAGGGTGGCAAATGGAACCACAGTAGGTTACAAGAGGCTTCACAGACTTGAAGGGGGAGTTGTACATGGCAAAATTGTAAGAATAAAAATTGGAGATTCAAGGGGGCTGCCTTTAATTTCTTCCATTGGCCTGTATTTTGATCCCTTTTGGCACCCAATTGGGCATCCATCTCAACAAAAaatagggtaa
- the LOC103439726 gene encoding pentatricopeptide repeat-containing protein At5g66520-like — translation MIETQMASVRSTLLHLLHECKNMRELKQIHTQIIKSPLLPKDDQNFLITRLLFFSAISDSGSHGYAIDVFRAIENPNLYVYNVMIRTYACRKIGGRDEALSFGSLLLYKQMLCDGISPNCLTFPFLVKECTSRVDGSAGRSIHGQAVKYGLDSDVFVQNSLMSMYSECGFFSSARKLFDETPGRDVVSWNSMIKGYLKSGSLDEALKLFRKMKKRNIFTWNSVITGFVQGGRPKQALELFHEMQITGGDIVRPDKITVASVLAACAHLGAIDHGIWVHGYLRRSGLDSDVVIGTALVDMYGKCGFVDKAYEVFQEMPKKDTLAWTAMISVMALHGLGNEAFGLFKQMETAGVKPNHVTFVALFSACAHSGFVEKGRWCFDAMKHVYLIEPQLYHYACMVDILSRAGLIEEAEQCIRSMPMKPDTFVWGALLGGCQIHGKVELGARVAQYLIDLEPLNHAFYVNLCDIYAKACRFNDVKRIKSLMKERGIKKEVPGCSMIEINGFVLEFSVRGSPNVEMEGLLWILNQLNNDISRDNDTRFRESL, via the coding sequence ATGATTGAAACCCAAATGGCAAGTGTTAGGAGCACACTACTACATTTGCTCCATGAATGCAAGAACATGAGAGAGCTTAAACAAATCCATACCCAAATCATAAAGTCTCCACTTTTACCCAAAGATGACCAAAATTTTCTCATTACTCGTCTCCTTTTCTTCTCGGCCATTTCTGATTCGGGTTCTCATGGCTACGCCATCGATGTTTTTCGAGCCATAGAGAACCCGAATCTCTACGTGTATAACGTCATGATCAGAACATATGCGTGTAGAAAGATCGGCGGCAGGGATGAAGCTCTTTCTTTTGGGTCCTTGTTGCTGTATAAGCAGATGCTCTGTGATGGGATTTCGCCGAATTGTCTCACTTTTCCGTTCCTTGTGAAAGAATGCACGAGCAGGGTTGATGGCAGCGCAGGAAGGAGCATCCATGGTCAAGCCGTTAAGTATGGGTTGGACAGTGATGTTTTTGTTCAGAATTCTTTGATGAGTATGTATTCTGAGTGCGGGTTTTTTAGTAGTGCACGTAAACTGTTTGATGAAACGCCGGGGAGGGATGTTGTCTCTTGGAACTCGATGATTAAGGGGTATTTGAAAAGTGGGAGTCTTGATGAGGCATTGAAGCTGTTTcggaagatgaagaagagaaACATTTTTACTTGGAATTCCGTGATCACAGGGTTTGTTCAAGGTGGACGACCAAAGCAGGCCTTGGAACTTTTTCACGAAATGCAGATCACCGGTGGTGATATTGTTAGACCGGATAAGATTACAGTTGCTAGTGTGCTAGCAGCCTGTGCTCATCTTGGTGCAATTGATCATGGGATATGGGTTCATGGGTATCTGAGGAGAAGTGGTTTGGACAGTGATGTGGTTATCGGGACAGCGCTGGTTGACATGTATGGTAAGTGTGGATTTGTGGACAAAGCATATGAGGTATTCCAGGAAATGCCGAAGAAGGATACTCTGGCATGGACAGCTATGATTTCAGTGATGGCTCTCCATGGGTTAGGTAATGAGGCTTTTGGTCTTTTTAAACAGATGGAAACAGCCGGGGTGAAGCCGAACCATGTGACATTTGTTGCGCTATTTTCAGCTTGTGCTCATTCTGGTTTTGTAGAGAAAGGTCGCTGGTGTTTTGATGCAATGAAGCATGTTTACTTAATTGAACCACAGCTCTATCATTATGCTTGCATGGTTGATATACTCAGCCGTGCCGGGCTGATTGAAGAGGCAGAACAGTGTATAAGAAGTATGCCAATGAAACCAGACACATTTGTTTGGGGTGCATTACTTGGAGGCTGTCAAATACATGGAAAGGTGGAGTTAGGAGCAAGGGTGGCACAGTATTTAATTGATTTGGAGCCTCTGAACCATGCTTTTTATGTGAACTTGTGCGATATATATGCCAAAGCTTGTAGATTTAATGACGTAAAGCGAATCAAGTCATTAATGAAAGAAAGAGGTATAAAAAAGGAAGTCCCGGGCTGTAGCATGATTGAAATCAATGGGTTTGTTCTTGAATTCTCCGTGAGAGGATCACCAAATGTCGAAATGGAGGGATTATTGTGGATCTTGAATCAGTTGAATAACGATATATCTAGAGACAATGACACACGCTTCAGGGAATCACTGTAA
- the LOC103439717 gene encoding cytochrome P450 704C1-like produces the protein MDVLSFRFPPPIAISLAVVILTVLVIRFRARRLGAEKKKRYHPVVTNFLNTLINFPRLHHYMTEFEHKHKSYRAYNVIIDYIITTDPANVEYILKTNFANYGKGWYHSGVLSDVLGDGIFAVDGEKWLHQRKVAGNELTTKVLKDFSSTVFKTNAVKLARIISEAATCNKAVEIQELFMKATLDAIVKILLGIELDTMYGTNEEGIQFAHAFDVANEMTIYRYVDFSWKIRRFLNIGSEALLRKNVQLIDQFIYNLIKRKIETDTSSEDELLALKKGDIISRLLKSPDADPKYLRDLILCLIAAGRDTTASTLTWFIYMLCKHPHIQEKVAKEVREATNLKDSSRIDEAVATLTEEALEKMQYLHAALSETLRLYPSVPLNAKICLADDTWPDGFSVKKGDFVGFHVYGMGRMKYLWGDDAEEFRPERWLDKNGLFQQESPFKFTAFNAGPRICIGRDFAYRQTKIMCATLVGCFKFKLSDEKWVAHYLTKISLHIDGGLYVHASPRP, from the exons ATGGATGTTCTTTCCTTTCGTTTTCCTCCTCCCATTGCAATAAGTTTAGCGGTAGTAATTTTAACTGTGCTTGTGATAAGATTCCGTGCTAGAAGGTTGGGTGCtgagaaaaaaaagagatacCATCCTGTCGTCACAAATTTCTTGAACACACTCATCAACTTCCCTAGGCTGCACCATTATATGACCGAGtttgaacacaaacacaaaagTTACAGGGCTTATAATGTGATCATAGATTACATTATCACCACGGATCCTGCAAATGTTGAATACATCCTCAAAACAAACTTTGCAAACTATGGCAAG GGTTGGTACCATTCCGGCGTGCTGTCAGATGTTTTAGGAGACGGGATTTTTGCTGTGGACGGAGAAAAATGGTTGCATCAAAGAAAGGTAGCGGGCAATGAATTAACCACCAAAGTTTTGAAAGACTTCAGCAGTACAGTCTTCAAAACCAATGCAGTAAAACTGGCCCGGATAATTTCTGAAGCTGCAACCTGCAACAAAGCAGTTGAGATCCAA GAATTGTTTATGAAAGCAACCTTAGACGCCATCGTCAAGATTCTGCTTGGAATTGAACTAGACACTATGTACGGAACAAATGAAGAAGGTATTCAGTTTGCCCATGCTTTTGATGTAGCAAACGAAATGACCATCTATCGTTATGTTGATTTCTCCTGGAAGATCAGAAGGTTCTTAAACATTGGATCAGAAGCACTGCTAAGGAAGAATGTCCAATTGATAGATCAATTTATTTATAACTTAATCAAAAGAAAGATTGAAACAGATACTTCATCAGAAGATGAGCTACTGGCA TTAAAGAAGGGAGACATCATTTCAAGGCTTTTGAAATCTCCAGATGCCGATCCAAAGTACTTGAGAGACTTGATCCTTTGTCTCATTGCTGCCGGAAGAGACACAACGGCGAGCACTCTTACGTGGTTTATTTATATGCTATGCAAGCATCCTCATATACAAGAAAAGGTTGCAAAGGAAGTTAGAGAGGCAACAAATCTGAAAGACAGTTCACGCATTGATGAGGCTGTTGCCACCCTTACTGAAGAAGCTCTTGAAAAAATGCAATATCTACATGCAGCTTTGTCTGAGACACTCAGGCTGTACCCTTCAGTTCCACTG AATGCAAAAATTTGTTTAGCTGATGATACTTGGCCAGATGGATTTAGTGTGAAAAAAGGGGATTTTGTGGGATTCCATGTTTACGGAATGGGCAGGATGAAATATCTATGGGGTGATGATGCAGAAGAATTTCGACCAGAGAGATGGCTAGACAAAAATGGCCTTTTCCAGCAAGAAAGCCCCTTCAAATTTACAGCTTTTAAT GCTGGGCCAAGAATTTGTATAGGAAGGGACTTTGCCTATAGGCAGACAAAGATCATGTGTGCCACACTTGTAGGATGCTTCAAATTCAAGCTGAGTGACGAGAAGTGGGTGGCTCATTACTTGACCAAGATCTCCCTCCATATCGACGGGGGACTTTATGTGCATGCCTCTCCAAGGCCTTAA